The Klebsiella quasivariicola region AAACACCTTACCGACGGGATGACGATCGGCGAACTCTGCGCCGCCGCCATCACCATGAGCGATAACAGCGCTGGCAATCTGCTGCTGGCCACCGTCGGCGGCCCCGCGGGATTGACCGCCTTTCTGCGCCAGATCGGTGACAACGTCACCCGTCTTGACCGCTGGGAAACGGCACTGAATGAGGCGCTTCCCGGCGACATGCGCGACACCACTACCCCGGCCAGCATGGCCGCCACGCTGCGTAAACTACTGACTGCGCAGCATCTGAGCGCCCGTTCACAGCAGCAGCTCCTGCAGTGGATGGTGGACGATCGGGTTGCCGGCCCGCTGATCCGCGCCGTGCTGCCGGCGGGCTGGTTTATCGCCGACAAGACCGGGGCTGGCGAACGGGGTGCGCGCGGCATTGTCGCCCTGCTCGGCCCGGACGGCAAAGCGGAGCGCATTGTGGTGATTTATATGCGGGATACGCCGGCGACCATCGCCGAGCGTAACCAGCAGATCGCCGCTATCGGCGCGGCGCTGATCGAGCACTGGCAGCGCTAACCGGCGCGCAGCACTTCGCAGGCATGCCGGGCGATATGACTGGCGGCGGCATCGGAGAGATGCCGGTCGGTAATGATGGTGGTGAACCGGGTCAAGGGTAACGCCATAAAGGTGGCCACCTGATTGTATTTCGAACTGTCGCACAGCAGGATGCTTTTCGCACTGACCTGGCTGACGGTCTCCTTGACGGTAACCTTGTTCTCATCAGGGGTGAAAATACCGCGGCTGTCCCACCCGCTGGCGGAGATAAAGGCCGTATCAATAGCCAGATGGCGTAACGTTCGCGCCGCCGATTCGCCCACGCAGGAGCGGTTCTCCCGGCACAGCGTGCCGCCGGTGTGGATCACCCCGCACTGGCTGGCATCGATCAACAGCTGGGTTATCTCAAAATCATTGGTGACCACCTGAAGATCATCCCGGTCGAGGATCGCCCGCGCCAGCGCCAGGGTGGTGGTCCCGGCATCCAGATAGATACAGCTGTTTTTAGCGATTTGACTCGCCGCCAGCGCGCCAATCGCCTGCTTCTCTTCACTCTGCAGGGTGCTCTTCACCAGATGGCTGGGCTCCGTGGCCAGCCGGCTGACGGCGCGTACACCGCCCGAGACGCTGACCAGCAGCCCCTGTTCCTCCAGCTTACTGACGTCCCGACGGATGGTCATATGGGACACGCCGAGGATCTCCGTCAGCTCATTGATGCTTACTGCCCCGCGCTGCTCCACGAGGGCTAAAATACGCTGATGACGTTCTACTGGAATCACCGCTCTCCCCTTACCATTTTTTCACACCTGGCGTCACAACCTGCGCTGTGCACCTGGTGACACCCTGTGTCGTTATCGCGCTTTACCGCTGTTTTTTCACTATTTTAGGGCAAGAATCGGCAATGTGCAGCCTCTTTCAACCTGTGAATTTTTTATATTCATGTGGGTTATTCGTGATTACCCTCACATAACTTCACATGATAACGCTTTATTCTATCATTAAATCACATTAATTAACGAATATTCACAAGGAGACCGTCATGACTGTACACACTAACGTCTGCGTGATTGGACTGGGTTCGATGGGCATGGGCGCCGCCCGCGCCTGCCTGCAGGCGGGCCTGAACACCTGGGGCGTTGACATCAACCCTGATAACTGTCGCGCACTGCTGGAAGCGGGCGCCAAAGACACGGGTCCCAGCGCGGTGCCTTTCGCCGCTGAACTGGATGCGGTCGTCCTGCTGGTGGTCAATGCCGCCCAGGTGCGAGGGATCCTGTTCGGCGAGAACGGCCTCGCCGCCCATCTGAAGCCGGGCACCGTCGTCATGGTGTCGTCCACCATCGCCTCTGCCGATGCCCAGGCGATTGCCACGGCGCTGGCGGAGTACCAGCTACTGATGCTCGACGCGCCGGTATCAGGCGGCGCAGTGAAAGCGGCCGCCGGCGACATGACGGTGATGGCTTCCGGGAGCGATGCCGCCTTTGCCCGCCTCGCACCGGTGCTGGACGCCGTGGCCGGCAAAGTCTATCGCATCGGGAGCGATATTGGCCTTGGATCGACGGTCAAAATTATTCATCAGCTGCTGGCCGGGGTGCATATCGCCGTTGCCGCCGAAGCGATGGCGCTGGCCGCCCGTGCCGGGATCCCGCTGGAGACGATGTACGACGTGGTGACCCATGCGGCGGGTAATTCCTGGATGTTTGAGAATCGCATGCCGCACGTCCTCGATGGCGATTACTCGCCAAAATCCGCCGTCGATATTTTTGTCAAAGATCTCGGCCTGGTAAATGACACCGCCCGGGCGCTGACCTTCCCGCTGCCCCTCGCCACCACCGCGCTGAATATGTTCACCGCCGCCAGCAATGCCGGATTCGGTCGGGAAGATGACAGCGCGGTGATCAAGATTTTCAACGGCATCACCCTGCCGGGCCACAAACAGTAAGGAGAGACAAGATGCAGCTTGGTGTCATTGCCGATGACTTCACCGGCGCCACGGATATTGCCAGCTTCCTCGTGCGTAACGGCATGCCGACGGTACAACTGAATGGCGTGCCGACCCGCGATCTTCCGCTGACCAGCGAGGCGGTGGTCATCAGCCTGAAAACCCGCTCATGCCCGGCGCAAAGCGCCGTTAGCCAGTCGCTGGCGGCCCTGCGCTGGCTGCAGGCGCAGGGCTGTCAGCAGTTTTATTTCAAGTACTGTTCCACGTTCGACAGCACTGCGGAGGGCAACATTGGCCCGGTGCTGGATGCCCTGCTGGCCGAGCTGGGTGAGACCAGGACGGTGATTTCCCCGGCGCTGCCGGTGAATGGCCGCACGGTCTATCAGGGATATCTGTTTGTCGGTCAGCAACTGCTGAATGAGTCCGGGATGCGCCACCATCCGGTGACGCCGATGGAGGATGCGCACCTGGGGCGCTTAATTGAACGCCAGGGGCGTGGAAAAGCGGCGCTGATTGCCTGGCCGATCGTCGACCAGGGGCCGCAGGCGGTCGCTGCCGAGCTGGCGGCAATCAGCGATCCGGCGGTGCGCTATGTGGTACTCGACGCCCTCCGTGAACAGGATTTGCTCACCCAGGGCGTGGCGCTACGGGAGGTGAAGCTGGTCTCCGGCGGCTCGGGTCTCGCCATCGGTCTCGCTCGCGACTGGGCGCAACGCCATGGCGCCCGCGGCGAGAGCGCTCACGCGGGCATGCCGCTGGCCGGCCCGGCGGTGGTGCTCTCGGGCTCCTGCTCGGTGATGACCAACAGCCAAGTGGCGGCCTACCGTGAACAGGCCCCCGCCCGCGCCGTCGACTTAAGCGCCTGCTTTACCGATCTGGAAAGCTATGTCGAGACCCTGACAGACTGGGTAGAGGCGAACCGCGATGCGCCGCTGGCGCCGATGGTCTATGCCACCACCGAGCCGCAAACGCTGCAGCGGATCCAGGCGCAGTATGGCGATAAGGCCAGCAGCGAACGGGTGGAACAGCTGTTTGCCGCCCTCGCTGCCGCCCTCAAGGCGAAAGGGTTTACCCGCTTTATTGTCGCCGGCGGGGAAACCTCGAGCATTGTGGCGCAGACGCTGGGCGTCGAGGCGTTTCATATCGGGCCGACGATCTCCCCAGGCGTTCCCTGGGTCCGCGACACCCGCCAGCCGCTCTCCCTGGCGCTGAAGTCAGGTAATTTTGGCGATATCCAGTTCTTTGCCCGTGCCCAGCAGGAGTTTCGTCATGACTGAGCAACAACTGCGAGAGGAAATGGTGCAGATTGGCGCCTCACTGTTTAACCGCGGCTATGCCACCGGCTCCGCCGGTAATCTGTCGCTGCTGCTGCCGGACGGCAATTTGCTGGCGACGCCGACCGGCTCCTGCCTGGGCGAACTGCAGGCGCAGCGGTTGTCGGTGGTGACGCTGCAGGGGGAATGGATCTCCGGCGACAAACCGTCGAAAGAGGTCACGTTTCACCGGGCGGTCTATTTGCATAACCCGGCCTGCAAAGCGATCGTCCACTTGCACAGCCACTACCTGACCGCGCTCTCCTGTCTGCAGGGGCTCGATCCGCACAACTGTATTCGCCCCTTTACCCCCTATGTGGTGATGCGCGTCGGCGACGTCCCGGTGGTTCCCTACTACCGACCGGGCGATGAGCGTATTGCCCAGGCGCTGGCCGGGCTGGCGCCGCACTATAACGCCTTTTTACTGGCTAACCACGGTCCGGTGGTCACCGGCTCATCGCTGCGCGAAGCCACCAACAATACCGAAGAGCTGGAAGAGACCGCGCGGCTGATGTTTACCCTCGGCAATCGCGAGATCCGTTACCTGACCGCTGACGAAGTGAATGAACTGAGATAACACTATGCCAAAATTCGCTGCAAATTTATCCATGCTGTTTACCGAACTGCCCTTCCTGGACCGCTTTGCCGCCGCTGCCGGCGCCGGTTTTGAAGCCGTCGAGTTTCTGTTTCCCTATGAGTATGCCGCCGGGGAAATCAGACAGCGCCTGCAGGAAAACCAGCTGCAGCTGGTACTGTTCAATACCCCACCCGGCGACGTCAACGCCGGAGAATGGGGTCTCGCCGCCCTCCCCGGAAGAAGCGCGGAGGCCCGGCGCGATATCGAGCTGGCGCTGGAGTATGCCCGCGAGCTCGATTGCCCGCAGGTGCATATCATGGCCGGCGTGGTACCGCCGGGAATGGATCGCGCGGCCTGCGAGGCGGTGCTGATCGATAATCTGCGCTACGCGGCGGAGTGCTTTGCCCGCCACGACAAGCGGATACTTATCGAAGCGCTGAATCCCCAGACCAAACCGGGCTATCTCTATCACAGCCAATATCAAACGCTGGAGATGATGAAGCGGGTCGACAGGCCGAACCTGGCGGTGCAGTTAGATCTGTTTCACGCGCAGAAAGTGGACGGCAATTTAAGCCATCTTATTACCGAATATGCTGGCCAGTATCGCCATATTCAGATTGCCTCTTTACCGGACCGTCATGAACCGGATGAGGGCGAAATTAATTATCCGTGGATCTATGCACTACTGGATAAAACTGGTTATGACGGCTGGATCGGCTGCGAATATATTCCCCGGGCGGACACGCTTTCCGGACTGGGATGGTTCTCGCCTTACCGCAAAAAATAAAGCCGTTTAATAAAAAATATCTCTCTGTACACCTGTTAATACCCGAGGCAAACCTATGTCGACATCGGCGCTGTTACTTATTGCGTTAGCCAGCGTAGTGCTGTTGCTCCTGCTGGTGATTAAAGCGAAAGCGCATCCTTTTGTGGCGCTCCTGATCGTCAGCCTGCTGGTGGCGTTCGCCACCGGCATTCCGGCGGATAAAATTATTACGACAATCGAAAAAGGTATGGGTGGCCTGCTCGGCCACATTGCCAGCATTATTATTTTAGGATCAATGCTGGGGGTGCTGATTGAAATTTCCGGCGGCGCCGAATCGCTGGCGAAAACATTAACCGGCGTGCTGGGCTCTAAACGGACGATTGCCGCCTTAACCATCGTGGCTTTTATTCTCGGCACCCCGGTCTTTTTTGAAGTCGGTTTTATTATCATCATTCCGTTAATTTACGGCTTCAGCAAAGTCGCCCATCTGTCGCCGCTGAAGTTTGGTCTGCCGATGGCCGGCGTGATGCTAACCGTCCACGTGGCGCTGCCCACCCACCCTGGCGCAGCGGCCGCGGCAGGCATTCTGCATAGCGATGTCGGCTGGCTGATGCTGGCGGGGATTGGTGTATCGATAGTCGTCGGTATCGTGGGCTATTTTGTCGCCCGGTTTATCAATCGACGCCATTATCATCTGTCGATTAATGTGCTGGAGCAGCAGCAAACGGCTGAAGTGCCCGACCTCTCCGTTAACGCGCAACAGACCCGTCTGCCACCGCCGAATGCGCTGGTTATCGGCGGCCTGATCGTGGTGCCTATCGTGCTGATTGTTTCCGGGACGTTGTGTCAGGCGCTGTTGCTGCCGGAAAACGCGGTGCGCCAGCTGATGACCGTCATTGGAACCCCGCCGGTCGCTCTGCTGATCTCCCTGGGACTGGCCAGCTGGACGCTGGGCATTCGTCGGCGGATGAGCCTGAAAAAGCTGGGCGACGTCACCGGCAGCGCGATCCCCTCCTCGGCGGATGTAATCCTTGTTGCCGGGGCCGGCGGCGCCTTTGGCGGCGTGCTGGTCGCCTCCGGCATCGGCAATGCCTTAGCCGAGGCGCTGGAGACCATTCATCTGCCGCTGATGCCCGCCGCTTTCCTGCTCTCGCTGGTACTTCGGGCCTCGCAGGGGTCGGCCACCGTGGCGATCCTCACCACCTCCGGTCTGCTATCGCAGGCGGTTATCGGGCTGGCCCCGATTCAGCTGGTGCTGGTGACGCTGGCGACCTGCTTCGGCTCACTCGGGTTGTCGCACGTTAACGATGCTGGTTTCTGGGTGGTCACGCGCTATCTTGGCCTCTCCGTTCCGGACGGGCTCAAAACCTGGACCGTGTTGACGACCATCATGGGAGTGACGGGCTTTCTGATCACCTGGCTGCTGTGGTTTGTACTGTGATATTCGCGAAGGTGGCCGCCAGGCCACCTTTATTTGTCATTTGTCAGTTACCGGGACGCTGGCAGGCTGTCACCTCACCAGACAGCGTCACCGGGATAAAATAGCGTACGCGATAGCGCCTTTCCGCCGCGGGTCCACCTTCCGTATGGCGCTCCACAAAACATTCAATATCGACCCCCTCTCGTCGGCTTGCTCCCAGCGCTGGCAACAACTCCATATACAGATCGTTGGATAATCGGGCGTAGCGCGCCCAACTGCCGTAAAATTCGACGCCAACATACAGCCCGGACCTTGTCGTCAGCGTGCTGCTCATCTTCAGCGCAGGCAGCGCCTCTCGCTGCAGATGACAACCGACAAAGGCGTTAACCTCGACGTTAAGCTCATTGTTTCTCGCCGCATAATAATCGGATAACACAGAGAGGCTGTCTCCGCCGGCGGTAAAAAAGCGGTCAATCTTTTGTCTGACAGCCGTCTTCGAGGGGCTTTGCAATACCATATCCGACAGGCGCAGTTCATACGTCATTGAAGAGCCACGATAGACCCTTTCAGGCAGCGAACAGAAACGGGCCAGAGGCAGGCTCTCTCCCTCGGGGTCGAATTTCTTTAACAGCAAAGCCGTGTCCCAATGCACAGCGCATCGGTATTCCCGAGGCGAGAGCGAGAAGCGCTTCTTAAACTCCCGGGAAAAGGTTTGCGGCGAGTCATAGCTTAACTGCCAGGCAATGGCGGCGATCGGCTGCCGTGTTAATCGCAAACTTACCGCCGCGATAGTCAACCGCCGTAGTCGGATATACTGTCCGATAGGTAACTGGCCATACTGATAAAACACCTCATAGACAAACCGACGCGAATAGCCCATATACTGCGCCAGGTCATCGATAGCCGGGTTACAGTAGATATTATCCTCGAGCCACGCCAGCATTTTTAAATAGAGCATCTGCTTCATAAGTACCGCATACTTCCTGTATTCTTGTCCTCCGCTAATTTTAGCAACAGGTGGTAGCCCGCACTAAGCTTTTTATGCATCGCAAAAATAAAAAAACAAGAAACCACTTAAAATACCGGCATATATATGCTTAACGTTTTGTTTATTAGGAATTTTCGCATGCCAATATACCATTATCTTACTTTCCTCGCCAGATATTGCATTAATGAAAAACATCCCTTAGATTACCTCGGCTAAAAATAGTCTTTGCATCATCATTATATTCTTTAATTTATCCTGACATGTTATTTAATGCCCACAGGGAAGTTATATGACTTATTTTTTGTTCAATATAAAAAATCACTATTTGCGGATCGCTATTGCGGAACTAATTGATGAAGCGATGAAGGCCTCCGGGCGGCCAGACTATCAGTTTTCTCAACAATGGGATGCAGGATCGATGGCGCAAGCTGATGTGGTATTCACGGAAATGGTCGCAGGTGAATGGTACCTGTGTCATGATCTTTTTCAGCATGCCCCAGAACAATACTCGCTTTTTATTTTCCCGGACAATGAACACATTACCGTCGAAAAGGGTTTACCCAACTGTCTACGGCATGCGGTGTTTATGCCCCCTCACGCTTGCGTTCAGCGTCTAAAAGATGAGATAGCTCACGCAATTGAGCGTCCTCTGCTATCGCGGCAAGACCAGACGTTCAATCGCCTGCGGCGTTGCATTAATTGCGCGTGTAAGTCGGTCAGCGACGCGCAAACCAAAGTTATTTACGCGTTTAGTATTGGCCTAAGTCCGCATGAAGTCGCCGCTGCGCTAAAAATTAGTCACAAAACGATTCATTCGCATAAAAAGAATATTATGAGTAAGTTTAATTTGAATAGCCGCCAGCAATTTAACAATCTTGTGCAATTACTCACCAGACGCTGATACGAATCGTTAGTTTATCCCATTCACAGGTCATCGTTTGGAACGGAAGACGTATCGTCTCTTACGTCTTTCCTTTATATAAGAAATACCTTTACATAAAGAAGTAATGGGACATAAAACAAGGCGCAAAATAATAAAAAGATCGCTCCCGTCAGTCCTGATAAAATAATTTAATTTAGACTGATAATATTCACTCAATTTTATTCAGGCAAGACCAACACCACTTTTTGAGAGCGAGAAATACTATGGTAGGATAATTCCTAGTGGCGGATTTTAAGTAGCAAATTAAAACGCTGCACCAGTACTTCAGAAGGGGAATGAGAGGCCTGTGAGGGCCTTTTTCCATTGAGGATGAGAAAAAGATAGCTAAATATATGATTCCCTGTAGAGTGAAGGGAATCACAAAGTGAAGCTCCCGTTCCGCGTAGCGGACATCACGGTTGGTTGAATGTCGGAAAATGCAGGCTTCCCTCTCCGAGGTCAGGCCATACCTCCCTGTTAACGCGCTGTACAAGCCATTATACCTTGCTACAGTGACCGGAATAACTATGCTAACCACCCTGATTTACCGCAGCCAGGTTGATCCTGCACTCCCGCTCGTCGATCTCGATGCCCTTATCCTTCACGCCAGCGCCAAAAATTTACCCCTGGGGATCACCGGCATTTTACTTTTTAATGGCCTGCAGTTCTTCCAGGTACTGGAAGGGCACGAGGAGAGCCTTGAGGCGTTATTCAGTGAAATACAACACGACTCGCGCCATCGTGACGTGGTGGAGCTCATGCGCGACTACTCGGCCTATCGCCGCTTCCTGAACGTTGGGATGCACAAGCTGGATCTTCGCGATTACGCAAACGATGCCGCGCTGGAGGAAATCCTGCGCTTTAGCTCGTTCGGCGAATCCGAACCGGTCAATGACCGTATGTTCAGGCTGATAAGCGCCTTTATCGCCGATGGCGGACGCTATTGTCTGCCCGACGCCTTGCAGCCCTCTCGCTGGACGATGATGCCCTCCTCTACCACCGTGCCGCCGCGCAATCTTCCCGGTCAACCCTGCCAGTTTGCGCTGCAGGCGATTGTTGAGCCGGCTAAAAAAAGGGTCTCTTCCTATGAGTAATGCCAGTCAGTTAAGCAACTGACTGGCCCTTTCTCAGGGCGGTGGTGTATTTCTGAGGCCTCTCTTTCACCACCCTTGGGAAGACCCTTTCCCTCCTTATCGGTAACTTGACTAACTGCCCCATACTTTCAAGATCACGCATCAACTCCGGGATACGACCCGGTGAAGCGCCCTGCAACGTCATTAGCATCCGCATCACCATCCCGCAGGACTCTGAGAAGCTCAGCTGATTTGGCCAGTATCCTTTCAGTTGCCCTGCCATTTTAATCATCTGATATCTCACCAGATTATAAGCCAGCAACACGCCCCACAACTCCTGCTCCACAAGCTCCGGCTTTTTACTTCTCAGTGTCAACCTGCTCAGTTGCATCGTCTGCTTTATCTCCCGGTAACCCAGCTCAATTTCCCAGCGATAGCTATACAGATCCGCCATTTCCCCGCCGGGGTAGCGCATGGCGTCCGTCATCGACGTCAGCAGATGGCAGACTTTTCCTTTGCGCGTGATGGTCAGCAGGCGGGCTGTCATCTCATTTCCCAGACCCGGCCACTTTTTTCGTGCCTGCGGGCTGGTTTTCAGCTTCACCAGGTGGTCGCCTTTACCCAGTTTTCTGACCTCTTCGTACTGCGCGCCTTTTTTCAGAGGGATCAGCCAGTGCCGGTGTTCTCCCGCCTGGTTCCATGCGTTCAGCAGACCCAGTGAGTAATAGCCTTTATCC contains the following coding sequences:
- a CDS encoding class A beta-lactamase LEN-26 codes for the protein MRYVRLCVISLLANLPLAVYAGPQPLEQIKQSESQLSGRVGMVEMDLASGRTLAAWRADERFPMVSTFKVLLCGAVLARVDAGVEQLDRRIHYRQQDLVDYSPVSEKHLTDGMTIGELCAAAITMSDNSAGNLLLATVGGPAGLTAFLRQIGDNVTRLDRWETALNEALPGDMRDTTTPASMAATLRKLLTAQHLSARSQQQLLQWMVDDRVAGPLIRAVLPAGWFIADKTGAGERGARGIVALLGPDGKAERIVVIYMRDTPATIAERNQQIAAIGAALIEHWQR
- a CDS encoding DeoR/GlpR family DNA-binding transcription regulator; this translates as MIPVERHQRILALVEQRGAVSINELTEILGVSHMTIRRDVSKLEEQGLLVSVSGGVRAVSRLATEPSHLVKSTLQSEEKQAIGALAASQIAKNSCIYLDAGTTTLALARAILDRDDLQVVTNDFEITQLLIDASQCGVIHTGGTLCRENRSCVGESAARTLRHLAIDTAFISASGWDSRGIFTPDENKVTVKETVSQVSAKSILLCDSSKYNQVATFMALPLTRFTTIITDRHLSDAAASHIARHACEVLRAG
- the ltnD gene encoding L-threonate dehydrogenase, with the translated sequence MTVHTNVCVIGLGSMGMGAARACLQAGLNTWGVDINPDNCRALLEAGAKDTGPSAVPFAAELDAVVLLVVNAAQVRGILFGENGLAAHLKPGTVVMVSSTIASADAQAIATALAEYQLLMLDAPVSGGAVKAAAGDMTVMASGSDAAFARLAPVLDAVAGKVYRIGSDIGLGSTVKIIHQLLAGVHIAVAAEAMALAARAGIPLETMYDVVTHAAGNSWMFENRMPHVLDGDYSPKSAVDIFVKDLGLVNDTARALTFPLPLATTALNMFTAASNAGFGREDDSAVIKIFNGITLPGHKQ
- the otnK gene encoding 3-oxo-tetronate kinase; translation: MQLGVIADDFTGATDIASFLVRNGMPTVQLNGVPTRDLPLTSEAVVISLKTRSCPAQSAVSQSLAALRWLQAQGCQQFYFKYCSTFDSTAEGNIGPVLDALLAELGETRTVISPALPVNGRTVYQGYLFVGQQLLNESGMRHHPVTPMEDAHLGRLIERQGRGKAALIAWPIVDQGPQAVAAELAAISDPAVRYVVLDALREQDLLTQGVALREVKLVSGGSGLAIGLARDWAQRHGARGESAHAGMPLAGPAVVLSGSCSVMTNSQVAAYREQAPARAVDLSACFTDLESYVETLTDWVEANRDAPLAPMVYATTEPQTLQRIQAQYGDKASSERVEQLFAALAAALKAKGFTRFIVAGGETSSIVAQTLGVEAFHIGPTISPGVPWVRDTRQPLSLALKSGNFGDIQFFARAQQEFRHD
- a CDS encoding aldolase, whose translation is MTEQQLREEMVQIGASLFNRGYATGSAGNLSLLLPDGNLLATPTGSCLGELQAQRLSVVTLQGEWISGDKPSKEVTFHRAVYLHNPACKAIVHLHSHYLTALSCLQGLDPHNCIRPFTPYVVMRVGDVPVVPYYRPGDERIAQALAGLAPHYNAFLLANHGPVVTGSSLREATNNTEELEETARLMFTLGNREIRYLTADEVNELR
- a CDS encoding HPr family phosphocarrier protein; this translates as MPKFAANLSMLFTELPFLDRFAAAAGAGFEAVEFLFPYEYAAGEIRQRLQENQLQLVLFNTPPGDVNAGEWGLAALPGRSAEARRDIELALEYARELDCPQVHIMAGVVPPGMDRAACEAVLIDNLRYAAECFARHDKRILIEALNPQTKPGYLYHSQYQTLEMMKRVDRPNLAVQLDLFHAQKVDGNLSHLITEYAGQYRHIQIASLPDRHEPDEGEINYPWIYALLDKTGYDGWIGCEYIPRADTLSGLGWFSPYRKK
- a CDS encoding GntP family transporter — its product is MSTSALLLIALASVVLLLLLVIKAKAHPFVALLIVSLLVAFATGIPADKIITTIEKGMGGLLGHIASIIILGSMLGVLIEISGGAESLAKTLTGVLGSKRTIAALTIVAFILGTPVFFEVGFIIIIPLIYGFSKVAHLSPLKFGLPMAGVMLTVHVALPTHPGAAAAAGILHSDVGWLMLAGIGVSIVVGIVGYFVARFINRRHYHLSINVLEQQQTAEVPDLSVNAQQTRLPPPNALVIGGLIVVPIVLIVSGTLCQALLLPENAVRQLMTVIGTPPVALLISLGLASWTLGIRRRMSLKKLGDVTGSAIPSSADVILVAGAGGAFGGVLVASGIGNALAEALETIHLPLMPAAFLLSLVLRASQGSATVAILTTSGLLSQAVIGLAPIQLVLVTLATCFGSLGLSHVNDAGFWVVTRYLGLSVPDGLKTWTVLTTIMGVTGFLITWLLWFVL
- a CDS encoding helix-turn-helix domain-containing protein → MKQMLYLKMLAWLEDNIYCNPAIDDLAQYMGYSRRFVYEVFYQYGQLPIGQYIRLRRLTIAAVSLRLTRQPIAAIAWQLSYDSPQTFSREFKKRFSLSPREYRCAVHWDTALLLKKFDPEGESLPLARFCSLPERVYRGSSMTYELRLSDMVLQSPSKTAVRQKIDRFFTAGGDSLSVLSDYYAARNNELNVEVNAFVGCHLQREALPALKMSSTLTTRSGLYVGVEFYGSWARYARLSNDLYMELLPALGASRREGVDIECFVERHTEGGPAAERRYRVRYFIPVTLSGEVTACQRPGN
- the kbvR gene encoding LuxR family transcriptional regulator KbvR — its product is MTYFLFNIKNHYLRIAIAELIDEAMKASGRPDYQFSQQWDAGSMAQADVVFTEMVAGEWYLCHDLFQHAPEQYSLFIFPDNEHITVEKGLPNCLRHAVFMPPHACVQRLKDEIAHAIERPLLSRQDQTFNRLRRCINCACKSVSDAQTKVIYAFSIGLSPHEVAAALKISHKTIHSHKKNIMSKFNLNSRQQFNNLVQLLTRR
- a CDS encoding small membrane protein, producing the protein MSEYYQSKLNYFIRTDGSDLFIILRLVLCPITSLCKGISYIKERRKRRYVFRSKR
- a CDS encoding IS4 family transposase; this encodes MHIGQALDLVSRYDSLRNPLTSLGDYLDPELISRCLAEAGTVTLRKRRLPLEMMVWCIVGMALERKEPLHQIVNRLDIMLPGSRPFVAPSAVIQARQRLGSEAVRRVFSQTAQLWHNATPHPHWCGLTLLAIDGVFWRTPDTPENDIAFPRQTHGGNPALYPQVKMVCQMELTSHLLTAAAFGTMKDSENALAEKLIEQTGDNTLTLMDKGYYSLGLLNAWNQAGEHRHWLIPLKKGAQYEEVRKLGKGDHLVKLKTSPQARKKWPGLGNEMTARLLTITRKGKVCHLLTSMTDAMRYPGGEMADLYSYRWEIELGYREIKQTMQLSRLTLRSKKPELVEQELWGVLLAYNLVRYQMIKMAGQLKGYWPNQLSFSESCGMVMRMLMTLQGASPGRIPELMRDLESMGQLVKLPIRRERVFPRVVKERPQKYTTALRKGQSVA